From Curtobacterium sp. SGAir0471, the proteins below share one genomic window:
- a CDS encoding antibiotic biosynthesis monooxygenase — translation MTPQEPGSLQSSSVTAGPPVTVSITRLVEPDRIPDATAWVQSGVNLANRYPGFLGSGWVRSHATSREWHMLYRFADHEQLATWENSDDRLRWLDQGRDLVVESRVEKRTGIEGWFDAPQDAPASSAPPRWKQAVSIWLGFFPVNLAFTYLVGWLVPAFGHLAVLPRVLMTTLVLTPIMTFWVLPFVTKLIRPWLLAPPRSRRSAQV, via the coding sequence ATGACTCCACAAGAGCCAGGGAGTCTGCAGTCGTCATCCGTGACCGCAGGCCCGCCCGTCACCGTGTCCATCACCCGCCTGGTCGAACCCGACCGCATCCCCGACGCCACCGCCTGGGTGCAGTCCGGCGTCAACCTGGCGAACCGCTACCCCGGCTTCCTCGGCTCCGGATGGGTCCGCTCCCACGCCACCAGTCGGGAATGGCACATGCTCTACCGGTTCGCCGACCACGAGCAGCTCGCCACGTGGGAGAACTCCGACGACCGGCTCCGCTGGCTCGACCAGGGGCGCGACCTCGTGGTGGAGTCCCGCGTCGAGAAGCGCACCGGCATCGAGGGCTGGTTCGACGCCCCGCAGGACGCCCCTGCATCGAGCGCCCCGCCGCGGTGGAAGCAGGCGGTGAGCATCTGGCTCGGGTTCTTCCCGGTGAACCTGGCGTTCACCTACCTGGTCGGCTGGCTCGTCCCGGCGTTCGGGCACCTCGCCGTGCTGCCCCGCGTGCTGATGACGACGCTCGTGCTGACGCCGATCATGACCTTCTGGGTGCTGCCGTTCGTGACGAAGCTCATCCGCCCCTGGCTCCTCGCCCCGCCGCGTTCCCGACGCTCAGCCCAGGTCTGA
- the uriT gene encoding uridine transporter UriT has protein sequence MSTVTTTSTTKSTAALTAALLAACVAFQLNASMLSPALATMADELRTDDATIGLSQTLFFTIAALFSLFLPRLSDIVGRKRVLLGMLLVMLVGSVVAALAVNVPMLFVGRMIQGVTGPVVPIGLLVLRNEIADPKRYGAALGLLTAVNGGIAGVDALAGGWIATHFGFRGIFWVIVVVTAVAALMVARWGVESHPSAGTRMDWWGVLPLVVSVGALLTAFNEAGKLDAADWTLVFGGIVLAVVAFGVFWAIESRVREPLVETRYLQRRGTWALLVTTLLTMTGVFAVVNGLVTSLAQNDEVGFGMEPDVASLAFLVPYALVGWVVGPFSGRLAPTLGYRAVLRVGLVGSIVATLVMAFVGVHSLPVLVAATVLIGITYAGIANIVLNGLGIVLSPESNPGFLPGLNAGAFNLGAGISFAVLPALQTALGTGGSAGTAGYSGGMLLGAVITVAALATSFLIPRPASAETGATA, from the coding sequence CTGAGCACCGTGACCACCACCTCGACGACGAAGTCGACCGCCGCCCTCACCGCCGCACTGCTCGCCGCGTGCGTCGCGTTCCAGCTGAACGCGAGCATGCTCAGCCCGGCGCTCGCGACCATGGCGGACGAGCTCCGCACCGACGACGCGACCATCGGGCTGTCGCAGACGCTGTTCTTCACGATCGCGGCCCTGTTCTCGCTGTTCCTGCCGCGCCTGTCCGACATCGTGGGCCGCAAGCGCGTGCTGCTCGGGATGCTGCTCGTGATGCTCGTCGGCAGCGTCGTCGCCGCCCTCGCGGTGAACGTGCCGATGCTGTTCGTCGGCCGGATGATCCAGGGCGTGACCGGGCCGGTCGTGCCCATCGGCCTGCTCGTCCTGCGCAACGAGATCGCCGACCCGAAGCGCTACGGCGCCGCCCTCGGCCTGCTCACCGCGGTGAACGGCGGCATCGCCGGGGTCGACGCCCTGGCCGGCGGCTGGATCGCGACGCACTTCGGGTTCCGCGGCATCTTCTGGGTGATCGTCGTCGTCACGGCCGTCGCCGCACTCATGGTCGCCCGCTGGGGTGTCGAGTCCCACCCTTCGGCCGGCACGCGGATGGACTGGTGGGGCGTGCTCCCGCTGGTCGTCAGCGTCGGTGCGCTGCTCACCGCGTTCAACGAGGCCGGCAAGCTGGACGCTGCCGACTGGACGCTCGTCTTCGGCGGGATCGTCCTCGCCGTGGTCGCCTTCGGCGTGTTCTGGGCGATCGAGTCGCGGGTCCGCGAGCCGCTCGTCGAGACCCGGTACCTGCAGCGCCGCGGGACCTGGGCGCTGCTCGTCACGACGCTGCTCACCATGACGGGCGTGTTCGCGGTCGTGAACGGGTTGGTCACGAGCCTCGCCCAGAACGACGAGGTCGGCTTCGGCATGGAACCGGACGTCGCATCGCTGGCGTTCCTCGTGCCGTACGCGCTGGTCGGGTGGGTCGTCGGACCGTTCTCCGGCCGTCTCGCGCCGACCCTCGGCTACCGCGCCGTGCTCCGCGTCGGCCTGGTCGGCAGCATCGTCGCGACGCTCGTCATGGCGTTCGTCGGCGTCCACTCGCTGCCCGTGCTCGTCGCCGCCACGGTGCTCATCGGCATCACCTACGCGGGCATCGCGAACATCGTCCTCAACGGGCTCGGCATCGTGCTCTCGCCGGAGTCCAACCCGGGGTTCCTGCCGGGCCTCAACGCCGGTGCGTTCAACCTCGGTGCGGGCATCAGCTTCGCCGTGCTGCCGGCGCTGCAGACGGCCCTCGGCACCGGCGGGTCCGCGGGCACCGCCGGCTACTCCGGTGGCATGCTGCTCGGTGCCGTGATCACCGTCGCGGCCCTCGCCACGTCCTTCCTCATCCCGCGCCCGGCCTCGGCCGAGACAGGAGCCACCGCATGA
- a CDS encoding MDR family MFS transporter produces the protein MSATAQGTKRARPGSDGPLLLTQRRIWIIFSALIAGMLLSSLDQTIVSTAMPTIVGELGGVAHQAWITTGYLLASTIVMPIYGKFGDVIGRRTLFLVAIALFTLASLGCALSTDFWQFVVFRALQGLGGGGLMILSQAIIADIVPASERGKYLGPLGAIFGLSAVGGPLLGGFFVDHLTWNWAFWINIPVGIAAFAVAWFALTLPSKQATKRIDVLGVALLSATTACLVFFTEFGGNRNHGWGALETWAWGAGFLVAAALFVFVESRAQDPIIPLTFFRNRTFVLATGIGFVLGIGMFAAIAFVPTFLQMSSGTSAAVSGLLMLPMMAGLMGTSIASGIAITKTGKYRMFPVVGTIVVGLAMLGMTTLAASTPIWLICVYLFVFGAGLGLIMQVVVLVAQNAVPPQEVGTATSTNNYFREVGASLGVAVFGALFTSRLTDSLTGVFTDAGVPASQAASSSASIDPNALAKLPEALQDGIVNAYADSLAPVFWYLLPFIAAALVLALFLPQMKLADVAGMVARGEAVGGAEADELERAQRAGTGGSAAAPSRDETPAHGRDASV, from the coding sequence ATGAGCGCCACCGCGCAGGGCACGAAGCGTGCCCGACCCGGATCCGACGGACCGCTGCTCCTGACGCAGCGCCGCATCTGGATCATCTTCTCCGCCCTGATCGCCGGCATGCTCCTGTCGAGCCTCGACCAGACGATCGTCTCGACGGCGATGCCCACGATCGTGGGTGAACTCGGCGGCGTCGCGCACCAGGCGTGGATCACGACCGGGTACCTCCTGGCGTCGACGATCGTGATGCCGATCTACGGCAAGTTCGGCGACGTCATCGGCCGCCGGACCCTGTTCCTCGTGGCGATCGCGCTCTTCACACTCGCGTCGCTCGGGTGCGCGCTGTCGACCGACTTCTGGCAGTTCGTGGTCTTCCGTGCGCTGCAGGGTCTCGGCGGGGGCGGACTCATGATCCTGTCGCAGGCGATCATCGCCGACATCGTCCCGGCGTCCGAGCGTGGCAAGTACCTCGGCCCGCTCGGTGCGATCTTCGGTCTGTCGGCGGTCGGCGGCCCGCTGCTCGGCGGGTTCTTCGTCGACCACCTGACGTGGAACTGGGCGTTCTGGATCAACATCCCGGTCGGCATCGCGGCGTTCGCGGTGGCCTGGTTCGCGCTCACCCTGCCGAGCAAGCAGGCGACGAAGCGCATCGACGTGCTCGGTGTCGCGCTGCTCTCCGCCACGACCGCCTGCCTGGTGTTCTTCACCGAGTTCGGCGGCAACCGCAACCACGGCTGGGGCGCCCTCGAGACCTGGGCGTGGGGTGCCGGCTTCCTGGTCGCCGCAGCGCTCTTCGTGTTCGTCGAGTCCCGTGCGCAGGACCCGATCATCCCGCTGACGTTCTTCCGCAACCGCACGTTCGTCCTCGCGACGGGCATCGGCTTCGTGCTGGGCATCGGCATGTTCGCCGCGATCGCCTTCGTCCCGACGTTCCTGCAGATGTCGTCGGGAACCTCTGCCGCGGTCTCCGGGCTGCTGATGCTGCCGATGATGGCCGGCCTGATGGGGACCTCGATCGCGTCGGGCATCGCGATCACCAAGACGGGGAAGTACCGGATGTTCCCGGTCGTCGGCACGATCGTCGTCGGCCTGGCGATGCTCGGCATGACCACGCTCGCCGCGAGCACCCCGATCTGGTTGATCTGCGTCTACCTGTTCGTCTTCGGCGCCGGGCTCGGCCTGATCATGCAGGTGGTCGTCCTCGTCGCGCAGAACGCCGTGCCCCCGCAGGAGGTCGGCACCGCCACCTCGACGAACAACTACTTCCGCGAGGTCGGGGCGTCCCTCGGTGTCGCCGTCTTCGGGGCGCTCTTCACCTCGCGCCTGACGGACTCGCTGACCGGGGTCTTCACGGACGCGGGAGTCCCGGCGTCGCAGGCGGCGTCGAGCAGCGCCAGCATCGACCCGAACGCGCTCGCGAAGCTCCCGGAGGCCCTGCAGGACGGGATCGTGAACGCGTACGCCGACTCCCTCGCGCCGGTGTTCTGGTACCTGCTGCCGTTCATCGCCGCGGCGCTGGTGCTCGCGCTCTTCCTGCCGCAGATGAAGCTCGCCGACGTGGCCGGCATGGTCGCTCGCGGCGAGGCCGTCGGGGGCGCCGAGGCCGACGAGCTCGAGCGTGCGCAGCGGGCCGGCACGGGCGGGTCCGCCGCCGCGCCGTCGCGCGACGAGACGCCGGCGCACGGGCGGGACGCCTCCGTCTGA
- the ku gene encoding non-homologous end joining protein Ku, protein MRSIWKGSIAFGLVNVPIKVYAATETHDVSLHQVHDEDKGRIRYKRVCEFGHEVEYADIQRAYDDGEKTVVLTADDFKQLPEEQSHEIEVLEFVPVDQVDPMMFEKSYYLEPDSRSPKAYVLLRETLAKTDRLAVVQFTLRQKTRLGVLRVNDDVILLQGLLWGDEVRAADFAALDKSVKVSANELKMSSSLVESMSADFDPDRYTDSYQEELQQLIDAKLEAGDDVDTSETFGERSEDEDADEGGDVIDLMAALRASVDKKRSGSSGSSRSSSRSSSRSGGSGSRSSSGSRSSSGSRSSSGSAGADGDGDATAGTKKAPSKKAPAAKTAAAKSTAKKTSTKNTPAKKTPATKSTAKKQAS, encoded by the coding sequence ATGAGGTCGATCTGGAAGGGCTCCATCGCGTTCGGGCTCGTCAACGTGCCGATCAAGGTGTACGCGGCGACCGAGACCCACGACGTCTCCCTGCACCAGGTCCACGACGAGGACAAGGGTCGCATCCGGTACAAGCGCGTGTGCGAGTTCGGGCACGAGGTCGAGTACGCCGACATCCAGCGCGCCTACGACGACGGCGAGAAGACGGTGGTGCTGACCGCGGACGACTTCAAGCAGCTCCCCGAGGAGCAGTCGCACGAGATCGAGGTCCTCGAGTTCGTCCCCGTGGACCAGGTCGACCCGATGATGTTCGAGAAGTCGTACTACCTGGAGCCGGACTCCCGCTCCCCCAAGGCGTACGTGCTGCTCCGCGAGACGCTCGCGAAGACCGACCGGCTGGCCGTCGTGCAGTTCACGCTCCGGCAGAAGACCCGGCTCGGCGTGCTCCGGGTGAACGACGACGTCATCCTGCTGCAGGGGCTGCTGTGGGGCGACGAGGTCCGGGCAGCCGACTTCGCTGCGCTCGACAAGTCGGTGAAGGTGAGTGCGAACGAGCTGAAGATGTCGTCGTCGCTCGTCGAGAGCATGTCCGCCGACTTCGACCCCGACCGCTACACGGACTCCTACCAGGAGGAACTGCAGCAGCTCATCGACGCCAAGCTCGAGGCGGGCGACGACGTCGACACCTCGGAGACGTTCGGTGAGCGCTCCGAGGACGAGGATGCCGACGAGGGCGGGGACGTCATCGACTTGATGGCGGCCCTCCGGGCCTCGGTGGACAAGAAGCGGTCCGGCTCGTCGGGATCGTCGCGGTCGTCGTCCCGGTCCTCGTCCCGGTCTGGAGGCTCGGGGTCGCGTTCGTCGTCCGGCTCGCGCTCGTCGTCCGGATCGCGCTCGTCGTCCGGTTCCGCTGGTGCGGACGGTGACGGGGACGCGACGGCGGGGACGAAGAAGGCGCCGTCGAAGAAGGCGCCGGCGGCGAAGACCGCCGCGGCGAAGTCGACCGCGAAGAAGACCTCTACGAAGAACACCCCTGCGAAGAAGACCCCCGCGACGAAGTCGACCGCGAAGAAGCAGGCGAGCTAG
- a CDS encoding DUF6328 family protein has product MSDVSGAAQDTERGRHETPTERWDRNWSDIQQELRIVQTGTQILAGFLLTLPFQQRFTMLSTSEEVVYLVLVALAVVITVVALSAVSAHRLVFRQRQKHDLVRAGNALLIAALAASALLFSGTVLFVFDVMIGDVGGIVGGVVVFLGTAALWVSIPLALRRTRRDG; this is encoded by the coding sequence ATGAGCGACGTCAGCGGTGCAGCACAGGACACCGAGCGCGGTCGGCACGAGACCCCGACCGAGCGGTGGGACCGGAACTGGTCGGACATCCAGCAGGAGCTCCGCATCGTGCAGACCGGGACACAGATCCTGGCCGGCTTCCTGCTGACGCTACCGTTCCAGCAGCGCTTCACGATGCTCAGCACCAGCGAGGAGGTCGTCTACCTCGTGCTCGTGGCGCTCGCCGTGGTGATCACGGTGGTCGCGCTCTCCGCCGTGTCAGCGCACCGCCTGGTGTTCCGGCAGCGCCAGAAGCACGACCTGGTCCGGGCGGGCAACGCGCTGCTCATCGCGGCGCTCGCGGCGAGCGCGCTGCTGTTCTCGGGCACGGTGCTGTTCGTGTTCGACGTCATGATCGGGGACGTCGGGGGGATCGTCGGCGGGGTGGTCGTGTTCCTCGGGACCGCAGCGCTCTGGGTGTCGATCCCGCTCGCGCTCCGCCGAACGAGACGCGACGGCTAG
- a CDS encoding TetR/AcrR family transcriptional regulator, producing the protein MSTTERTRALRRRMIVEARRATIEHGLHGFTIEQLCDTVGVSRRTFFNHFASKDDAVLGIEQGRTEEVLRAYAAGALVPDDLDPLGSVVALAIEQMHVAGLDRADEALVRRVFEREPVMVAKFLAAADVQLTAVGRAVRERFDWTDPDDRRAQLVTEAAAGLLKVTAGEYFDDGFDEATGPSFDALLTDNLRQLRAAITTTGQDPTA; encoded by the coding sequence GTGAGCACCACCGAACGCACCCGAGCGCTGCGCCGACGCATGATCGTCGAGGCGCGCCGGGCGACGATCGAGCACGGCCTGCACGGCTTCACGATCGAGCAGCTCTGCGACACGGTCGGCGTCTCGCGGCGCACGTTCTTCAACCACTTCGCGTCGAAGGACGACGCCGTGCTCGGCATCGAGCAGGGCCGCACCGAGGAGGTCCTGCGCGCCTACGCCGCGGGCGCCCTCGTGCCGGACGACCTCGACCCGCTCGGGTCCGTCGTCGCCCTGGCGATCGAGCAGATGCACGTCGCCGGGCTCGACCGCGCCGACGAGGCCCTCGTCCGCCGGGTGTTCGAGCGCGAACCCGTGATGGTGGCGAAGTTCCTCGCCGCCGCCGACGTCCAGCTGACCGCGGTCGGTCGTGCCGTCCGCGAGCGCTTCGACTGGACCGACCCCGACGACCGGCGCGCACAGCTCGTCACCGAGGCCGCCGCCGGTCTGCTCAAGGTCACGGCAGGCGAGTACTTCGACGACGGTTTCGACGAGGCGACCGGACCGTCGTTCGACGCGCTGCTCACCGACAACCTCCGCCAGCTCAGGGCGGCCATCACCACCACCGGACAGGACCCCACCGCATGA
- a CDS encoding ribokinase, whose protein sequence is MSGIVVVGSLNADLVVRTERFPKPGETLQGSDLAILPGGKSANQAVAAGRLGGTVRMIGAVGDDGNGTLLRESVASAHVDTTHVAVRRGVATGTAVITVDAAGENTIVISGGANATLTPEDLPDSAFDGAGVLGLCLEVSIDVVLAAARAGRAAGATVLTNLSPFGAVPQELLDLTDVLLVNEHEAAGLGDHGVARSIVTRGGAGCTVHDGDADPVDVDAVRVEPVDTTGCGDAFMGAVALRLDAGDSLLEAARFAVVVGAYAATKPGAQASYPTTAELESFLRA, encoded by the coding sequence ATGAGCGGCATCGTCGTCGTGGGCAGCCTCAACGCGGACCTGGTGGTCCGCACGGAGCGCTTCCCGAAGCCCGGGGAGACCCTGCAGGGGTCGGACCTCGCGATCCTGCCCGGTGGCAAGTCCGCCAACCAGGCGGTCGCGGCCGGGAGGCTCGGGGGCACCGTCCGCATGATCGGTGCGGTCGGCGACGACGGGAACGGCACGCTCCTGCGCGAGTCCGTCGCATCGGCCCACGTCGACACGACGCACGTCGCGGTCCGGCGGGGCGTCGCCACCGGGACGGCCGTCATCACGGTCGACGCCGCGGGCGAGAACACCATCGTGATCTCCGGCGGTGCGAACGCCACGCTCACGCCGGAGGACCTGCCCGACTCGGCCTTCGACGGCGCCGGTGTGCTCGGGCTCTGCCTCGAGGTCTCGATCGACGTCGTGCTCGCCGCCGCGCGGGCCGGCCGTGCCGCGGGGGCCACGGTGCTCACCAACCTGTCGCCGTTCGGGGCCGTGCCGCAGGAGCTCCTCGACCTGACCGACGTGCTGCTGGTGAACGAGCACGAGGCCGCCGGGCTCGGGGACCACGGCGTCGCGCGCTCGATCGTGACCCGGGGTGGTGCCGGCTGCACGGTGCACGACGGGGACGCGGATCCGGTCGACGTCGACGCCGTGCGGGTCGAGCCCGTCGACACCACGGGCTGCGGGGACGCGTTCATGGGTGCGGTGGCGCTCCGACTCGACGCCGGCGACTCGCTGCTCGAGGCCGCGCGCTTCGCCGTCGTGGTCGGTGCGTACGCCGCGACGAAGCCGGGCGCACAGGCGTCCTACCCGACCACCGCGGAACTGGAGTCCTTCCTGCGGGCGTAG
- a CDS encoding Ppx/GppA phosphatase family protein, producing MRVGVLDIGSNTGHLLVVDAHGGAAPLPASSFKQPLRLAEHLDDSGAVTPAGVDALTTFVADAVRVAEERGCEDMLGFATSAVRDAVNSDAVLDHVEERTGVELAVLSGEDEARLTFLAVRRWFGWSAGRLAVFDIGGGSLEIAGGADEAPDVAWSMPIGAARLARQYFAAGTPSQDDVRRIRHEIRVAIARDAGLLLRAGRPDRAVATSKTFRSIARICGAAPSAAGPLVPRSLDGAVLRERLPSLLTMSLGQLAELPGVSPSRAHQVVPGALVAEACLDIFDLPALEICPWALREGVILERLDQLSVLG from the coding sequence ATGCGCGTCGGAGTCCTCGACATCGGGTCCAACACCGGCCACCTGCTGGTGGTGGACGCCCACGGCGGGGCCGCGCCGCTGCCGGCCTCGTCGTTCAAGCAGCCGCTGCGGCTCGCCGAGCACCTCGACGACTCGGGCGCCGTGACGCCCGCGGGTGTCGACGCCCTCACGACCTTCGTAGCGGACGCCGTCCGCGTCGCCGAGGAACGCGGGTGCGAGGACATGCTCGGCTTCGCGACCTCGGCCGTCCGCGACGCGGTGAACTCCGACGCGGTGCTCGACCACGTCGAGGAGCGCACCGGCGTCGAGCTCGCGGTGCTGTCCGGCGAGGACGAGGCACGCCTGACGTTCCTGGCCGTGCGGCGGTGGTTCGGGTGGTCCGCCGGACGCCTCGCCGTGTTCGACATCGGCGGTGGCTCGCTCGAGATCGCCGGCGGCGCGGACGAGGCACCGGACGTCGCATGGTCGATGCCGATCGGTGCCGCTCGACTCGCGCGCCAGTACTTCGCCGCGGGGACGCCCTCCCAGGACGACGTCCGCCGCATCCGCCACGAGATCCGCGTCGCCATCGCGCGCGACGCCGGCCTGCTGCTCCGTGCGGGCAGGCCGGACCGTGCCGTGGCGACCTCGAAGACGTTCCGCTCCATCGCCCGCATCTGCGGCGCCGCGCCCTCGGCTGCGGGACCGCTCGTGCCGCGGTCGCTCGACGGCGCGGTGCTCCGCGAGCGGCTGCCGTCGCTGCTGACGATGTCGCTCGGGCAGCTGGCGGAGCTGCCCGGCGTCTCGCCGAGCCGGGCGCACCAGGTCGTGCCGGGAGCGCTCGTCGCCGAGGCGTGCCTGGACATCTTCGACCTGCCGGCGCTCGAGATCTGCCCGTGGGCCCTGCGCGAGGGGGTCATCCTCGAGCGGCTCGACCAGCTCTCGGTGCTCGGCTGA
- the uriH gene encoding uridine-preferring nucleoside hydrolase UriH, whose product MPDATTQKIILDCDPGHDDAVALLLAHGNPTIELLAVTTVVGNQTLPKVTRNALAVARIAGITGVPFAAGADRPLLREIEVAPEIHGESGLDGPTLPEPSFGLDERHAVDLIIDTVMAHEPGTVTIVPTAGLTNIALAVRKEPRIVDRVKQVVLMGGGVHVGNWSPVAEFNIVIDPEAADIVFRAGWDVVMVGLDLTHQALATPEVAARIAAVGTGPAAFVGELLEFFGKAYEDAQGFDAPPVHDPCAVAYVIDPTIVRAVKMPIAIETTGTHTLGMTVADLRGPAPEDCRTSAAMELDHARFWDLVVDALERIGETPDTGWTPRAAAETDTDTDTETDVAVVTQER is encoded by the coding sequence GTGCCCGATGCGACGACGCAGAAGATCATCCTCGACTGCGACCCCGGCCACGACGACGCCGTCGCCCTCCTGCTGGCGCACGGCAACCCGACGATCGAGCTCCTCGCCGTCACGACCGTCGTCGGCAACCAGACCCTGCCGAAGGTCACCCGCAACGCCCTCGCCGTCGCGCGCATCGCCGGCATCACGGGTGTGCCCTTCGCCGCCGGCGCCGACCGCCCGCTGCTGCGCGAGATCGAGGTCGCGCCCGAGATCCACGGTGAGAGCGGCCTGGACGGGCCGACGCTCCCCGAACCGTCGTTCGGCCTCGACGAGCGGCACGCCGTCGACCTCATCATCGACACGGTGATGGCGCACGAACCCGGCACCGTCACGATCGTGCCCACCGCCGGCCTGACCAACATCGCCCTCGCCGTCCGCAAGGAGCCGCGCATCGTCGACCGCGTCAAGCAGGTCGTGCTGATGGGCGGCGGCGTGCACGTCGGCAACTGGAGCCCGGTCGCCGAGTTCAACATCGTCATCGACCCCGAGGCCGCCGACATCGTGTTCCGCGCCGGCTGGGACGTCGTGATGGTCGGCCTCGACCTCACCCACCAGGCGCTCGCCACCCCCGAGGTCGCCGCGCGCATCGCCGCCGTCGGCACCGGTCCCGCCGCGTTCGTCGGCGAGCTGCTCGAGTTCTTCGGCAAGGCCTACGAGGACGCCCAGGGCTTCGACGCACCGCCCGTGCACGACCCCTGCGCAGTCGCGTACGTCATCGACCCGACGATCGTCCGCGCCGTGAAGATGCCGATCGCGATCGAGACGACGGGCACCCACACGCTCGGCATGACCGTCGCCGACCTCCGCGGCCCCGCGCCGGAGGACTGCCGGACGTCCGCCGCGATGGAGCTCGACCACGCGCGGTTCTGGGACCTGGTCGTCGACGCGCTCGAGCGCATCGGCGAGACGCCCGACACCGGGTGGACGCCCCGCGCCGCCGCCGAGACGGACACCGACACCGACACCGAGACCGACGTGGCCGTCGTCACGCAGGAGCGCTGA
- a CDS encoding LacI family DNA-binding transcriptional regulator: protein MTAAMVAERAGTSIATVSLVVNGKDRGRVSQPIADRVRDAVETLGYVVDHAASSLARGTGDLVVLIAPDLSNPFFAEVIRGVRDTLGDRYQLVLSVTERGAQPTAADLRRFERLRPAGILVDAPAAGEPMDASVPVVLLDAPDAAAGTTAVDYDLAPGIDALVAHLRDRGHRHVAYLDGTARVATFGIRHRMFDEACAAAGITVSEVGARADLTVDAAALATEHVVEAWHEDGVTAVVAAADTLAYGVLRVAGTMGLRVPEDLAVAGFDDLPSSSVTAPALTSVALPGAELGRTAALRLLATVDGTAAEPVDLPARLVPRASTGG from the coding sequence GTGACCGCGGCGATGGTGGCCGAACGCGCGGGGACGAGCATCGCGACGGTCTCCCTCGTGGTGAACGGGAAGGACCGTGGTCGGGTCTCCCAGCCGATCGCGGACCGGGTGCGCGACGCCGTCGAGACCCTCGGGTACGTCGTCGACCACGCGGCCAGCTCCCTCGCCCGCGGCACCGGTGACCTGGTCGTGCTCATCGCACCGGACCTGTCGAACCCGTTCTTCGCCGAGGTGATCCGCGGCGTGCGGGACACCCTGGGAGACCGGTACCAGCTCGTGCTCTCGGTCACCGAGCGCGGTGCACAGCCCACGGCGGCCGACCTCCGGCGCTTCGAGCGGCTGCGGCCGGCAGGGATCCTGGTCGACGCTCCGGCGGCCGGCGAGCCCATGGACGCGAGCGTCCCGGTGGTGCTGCTCGACGCGCCGGACGCCGCCGCGGGCACGACCGCGGTCGACTACGACCTCGCGCCGGGGATCGACGCGCTCGTCGCCCACCTGCGCGACCGCGGGCACCGACACGTCGCGTACCTCGACGGCACCGCACGGGTCGCGACCTTCGGCATCCGTCACCGCATGTTCGACGAGGCGTGCGCCGCCGCCGGGATCACCGTGTCGGAGGTCGGCGCCCGCGCGGACCTGACCGTCGACGCCGCCGCGCTGGCGACCGAGCACGTGGTCGAGGCCTGGCACGAGGACGGCGTGACGGCGGTCGTGGCGGCCGCGGACACCCTCGCCTACGGCGTGCTCCGGGTCGCGGGCACGATGGGACTCCGGGTGCCCGAGGACCTGGCGGTCGCGGGCTTCGACGACCTGCCCTCGTCGTCGGTCACCGCGCCGGCCCTGACGAGCGTCGCGCTGCCGGGAGCCGAGCTCGGCCGCACCGCCGCCCTGCGCCTGCTCGCGACGGTCGACGGTACGGCGGCGGAGCCCGTCGACCTGCCGGCCCGCCTGGTCCCGCGGGCGAGCACCGGGGGCTGA
- a CDS encoding GNAT family N-acetyltransferase — protein sequence MITIERVAWDDPRGVALRATMDDEMHERYGDGHADEDPAVTAERNRVLAVDPATVITSLLAIDEDGTALGHIAVRHLGDEVELKRLIVLAAARGKGAATALLAEGEQVAREQGASRVILQTGDKQPEAVALYRKTGWEQIDVYEPYAATMPWSFCFAKAL from the coding sequence GTGATCACGATCGAGCGCGTTGCCTGGGACGACCCCCGCGGAGTGGCCCTCCGCGCCACCATGGACGACGAGATGCACGAGCGCTACGGCGACGGGCACGCGGACGAGGACCCGGCCGTCACCGCCGAGCGGAACCGCGTGCTGGCGGTCGACCCGGCCACCGTCATCACCTCGCTCCTCGCGATCGACGAGGACGGCACCGCCCTCGGGCACATCGCGGTCCGGCACCTCGGCGACGAGGTCGAGCTGAAGCGCCTCATCGTCCTCGCCGCCGCCCGCGGCAAGGGCGCCGCCACCGCCCTGCTCGCCGAGGGTGAGCAGGTCGCACGCGAGCAGGGGGCGTCCCGCGTGATCCTGCAGACCGGCGACAAGCAACCCGAGGCCGTCGCGCTCTACCGCAAGACCGGGTGGGAGCAGATCGACGTGTACGAGCCGTACGCCGCGACCATGCCGTGGTCGTTCTGCTTCGCGAAGGCGCTGTAA